The proteins below come from a single Drosophila kikkawai strain 14028-0561.14 chromosome 3R, DkikHiC1v2, whole genome shotgun sequence genomic window:
- the Timp gene encoding tissue inhibitor of metalloproteinase, producing MDFRKHLGLLTLVLVAVLAFYGRPADACSCYPAHPQTHFCQADYVVQLRVLRKSDTIEPGKSTYKVQLKRTYKATPEARRMLRDGRLATPLADSMCGMKLDIGKVYIIAGKMPALNVCHYVKEYTKMTKTERHGFSGGYAKSCSCTVTPCFRDDCLRGPNYADECRWSPRAKCETDFSACMPHKINTKHGIVSRCHWRRTQLYRKCRSDP from the exons ATGGATTTTAGAAAGCATTTGGGTTTATTGACGCTCGTCCTGGTCGCTGTCCTTGCGTTTTACGGGCGCCCAGCGGACGCCTGCTCCTGCTATCCCGCCCATCCCCAGACGCATTTCTGCCAGGCAGACTACG TTGTGCAGCTGCGCGTCCTTCGCAAATCAGACACCATCGAGCCGGGCAAATCCACTTACAAAGTGCAACTCAAGCGCACCTACAAG GCTACTCCCGAGGCGCGGCGTATGCTGCGTGATGGACGCCTGGCCACACCTCTCGCGGACTCCATGTGCGGAATGAAGCTGGACATTGGAAAGGTGTATATTATAGCCGGAAAGATGCCGGCGCTTAACGTTTGCCACTACGTCAAGGAGTACACCAAGATGACCAAGACAGAGCGCCATGGCTTCAGCGGCGGCTATGCCAAGAGTTGCAGTTGCACA GTGACTCCTTGCTTCCGTGATGATTGCCTGAGGGGACCGAACTACGCGGACGAGTGCAGGTGGTCGCCGCGCGCCAAATGTGAGACGGATTTCAGTGCCTGCATGCCGCACAAGATTAATACGAAGCACGGCATCGTTTCCCGTTGCCACTGGCGACGCACACAGCTC